In Primulina eburnea isolate SZY01 chromosome 3, ASM2296580v1, whole genome shotgun sequence, one DNA window encodes the following:
- the LOC140827536 gene encoding protein PHOSPHATE-INDUCED 1-like, which translates to MASSHCFYVLLVLFSVFNLCFASRILVTQDQQYQILRYHKGALLQGTISVNLIWYGNFKPAQRAIVSDFIASLSDSAATRSKPSVATWWKGIDKYYRLANSKNPSSLSLRLGKQILDNKYSLGKSLSEKQIVQLASKGEQKNAINVVLTASDVTVAGFCVNRCGTHGSKSSIVKGKNQKFAYIWVGNSETQCPGYCAWPFHQPIYGPQNPPLGSPNNDVGMDGVVTVLSGLLAGTATNPFGNGFYQGPATAPLEAASACPGVYGKGAYPGYAGDLLLDPTTGGSYNAHGSSGRKYLLPAIYDPSTSKCSTLV; encoded by the coding sequence ATGGCTTCTTCCCATTGTTTCTATGTTCTTTTAGTTCTGTTTTCTGTATTCAATCTGTGTTTTGCTTCAAGAATTCTTGTGACACAAGACCAGCAGTACCAGATTCTTCGATACCACAAAGGTGCCCTTCTGCAAGGCACAATCTCCGTCAATCTGATATGGTACGGGAACTTCAAGCCGGCACAAAGGGCCATCGTCTCCGATTTCATTGCCTCCTTGTCGGATTCCGCCGCCACCAGAAGCAAGCCATCCGTGGCCACATGGTGGAAGGGAATCGACAAGTACTACCGCCTCGCCAATTCCAAGAACCCGTCCTCACTGTCTCTCCGTTTGGGCAAGCAAATCCTCGACAACAAATACTCCCTCGGGAAATCTCTCTCGGAGAAACAGATCGTGCAGCTGGCTTCCAAGGGCGAGCAGAAGAACGCCATTAACGTCGTGTTGACGGCTTCCGATGTCACAGTAGCTGGATTCTGCGTAAACAGGTGCGGAACCCACGGATCCAAGAGCTCCATCGTGAAGGGGAAGAATCAGAAATTTGCCTACATTTGGGTGGGCAATTCAGAGACACAGTGCCCCGGCTATTGTGCTTGGCCCTTCCATCAGCCCATTTACGGCCCGCAGAACCCGCCATTGGGTTCCCCGAACAACGATGTGGGCATGGACGGAGTGGTAACTGTTCTATCCGGGCTTTTGGCCGGAACTGCCACGAACCCTTTCGGGAACGGGTTTTATCAAGGCCCGGCTACTGCTCCATTGGAAGCTGCTTCAGCTTGCCCCGGTGTGTATGGAAAAGGGGCCTACCCAGGCTACGCGGGAGACTTGCTTTTGGATCCGACCACCGGTGGTAGCTACAACGCGCATGGTTCGAGTGGCCGGAAATACCTTCTTCCGGCAATATATGACCCTTCCACTTCCAAGTGTTCCACTTTAGTTTGA